A stretch of the Porifericola rhodea genome encodes the following:
- a CDS encoding efflux RND transporter periplasmic adaptor subunit has translation MTKKIIIPIAALVVAALAYFYFSDQGNETEQDILTKVKKTDLQLDVAVSGELQAKNSVSVMGPIGLRNARIYQVKIDDIVPEGTIVEKGGYVARLDNSELSNKIREEELDVQESMNKYEQTQIDTAINLREKRDKLINLEYDLQKRKLELEQSQYEPPATIKQAELELEKATRALEQAKEEYQLTLQKSRSQMAQASAKLQDDQIDLTQLQELAKKFIIKAPENGMVIYAREWNGKKKGEGSQIHAWEPEVATLPDLTTMISKTYVNEVDISRVQTGQEVEIGLDAFPEKRLTGVVTEVANVGEQRPNSDAKVFEITVLINESDTTLRPAMTTSNTIITDYIENVLVVPMEAVYSQGDSLTYVFKKNGLSTVKQEIALGAKGNDMVVIERGLEEDDIIYLSTPANPDQKQIAYLEEEPQPLTDKGND, from the coding sequence GGACATCCTTACCAAAGTGAAGAAGACAGATCTTCAGCTAGATGTAGCTGTTTCAGGAGAGCTTCAGGCTAAAAACTCTGTGAGTGTGATGGGGCCAATTGGCCTGCGTAATGCCCGAATCTATCAGGTAAAAATTGATGATATCGTGCCTGAAGGTACAATAGTAGAAAAAGGCGGTTATGTAGCCCGACTGGATAACTCTGAGCTGAGCAACAAGATTCGGGAAGAGGAACTGGATGTGCAGGAGAGTATGAACAAGTACGAGCAGACCCAGATAGATACCGCCATCAATTTGAGAGAAAAGCGCGATAAACTGATCAATCTGGAGTATGATCTGCAAAAAAGGAAACTGGAGTTAGAACAGTCTCAGTATGAGCCACCTGCCACTATCAAACAGGCAGAGTTGGAGCTTGAAAAAGCTACTCGTGCACTAGAGCAGGCCAAAGAAGAGTATCAGCTTACCCTGCAAAAAAGCCGCTCGCAAATGGCTCAGGCCAGTGCCAAACTACAAGATGACCAGATTGATCTAACTCAACTACAGGAATTGGCGAAAAAGTTTATCATTAAAGCTCCTGAAAATGGTATGGTGATCTATGCCCGAGAGTGGAATGGCAAAAAGAAAGGAGAAGGCTCGCAAATTCATGCCTGGGAGCCTGAAGTTGCTACGCTCCCAGACCTGACTACCATGATTTCTAAGACCTATGTCAATGAAGTAGACATCAGTCGCGTACAGACAGGGCAGGAGGTAGAGATAGGCCTGGATGCCTTTCCAGAGAAAAGACTTACCGGCGTAGTTACGGAAGTGGCTAATGTGGGTGAGCAGCGTCCTAATTCTGATGCTAAGGTATTTGAGATAACCGTGCTGATTAACGAAAGCGATACGACGCTTCGCCCAGCCATGACAACCAGCAACACCATTATCACTGATTATATAGAAAATGTGCTGGTAGTGCCTATGGAAGCAGTCTATAGCCAGGGCGACAGCCTTACCTATGTCTTTAAAAAGAACGGACTATCTACCGTAAAACAGGAAATAGCTCTGGGTGCCAAAGGTAATGATATGGTGGTCATTGAGAGGGGCCTGGAAGAAGACGATATAATTTATTTGTCTACCCCGGCTAACCCTGACCAGAAGCAAATTGCTTATCTGGAAGAAGAGCCTCAACCGCTAACTGACAAGGGGAATGACTGA
- a CDS encoding ABC transporter permease: MTEKIFGNFNIALEAILANKLRSLLTALGIIFGVAAVIAMLGIGAGAQQEILEQIKLVGVNNIIIKPVIEQTEEDLTSDSPSEKKPKFSPGLTMHDVSSIEAVIPGVQTVSPEIIMDKYIIKNGIRRSAKLVGVKNDYFDVANFRIGYGESFSEEQIREGEPVCIIGKSIEDRFFSEEDALGKPIKVGDQWLTIVGVLDKRLITDENINKLGIRNYNMDVYVPINTMLIRYRDRSLVTKRMIEMANSQMVSRSDDTESGEEFKEKKNYHQLDRLVISIDESYSLNKVSEILSRMLERKHYGVIDYEIEIPELLIKQQQRTNQIFNIVLGALAGISLLVGGIGIMNIMLASVMERIKEIGLRLAVGAQKADIIWQFLFEAMLISIAGGLIGIITGVLIATGISKIAEIPTVITFTSIILSFGVAATVGLIFGIAPARKAANQDPITSLRYE; this comes from the coding sequence ATGACTGAGAAAATCTTTGGGAACTTTAATATAGCTCTGGAGGCGATATTAGCAAATAAGTTGCGTTCTCTCCTTACTGCACTGGGTATCATTTTTGGGGTAGCAGCAGTGATTGCGATGCTGGGTATTGGTGCAGGGGCTCAGCAAGAGATACTGGAACAGATAAAACTGGTAGGGGTAAATAATATTATCATTAAACCAGTAATAGAGCAGACCGAAGAAGATCTTACTTCTGACTCACCCAGTGAGAAGAAACCAAAGTTTTCTCCCGGACTGACGATGCACGATGTCAGTAGTATAGAAGCTGTGATACCGGGAGTACAGACAGTAAGCCCGGAGATTATCATGGATAAATATATTATTAAGAATGGTATTCGCAGGTCTGCCAAGCTGGTAGGTGTAAAGAACGACTATTTTGATGTAGCTAACTTTAGGATAGGCTACGGAGAGTCTTTTAGCGAGGAACAGATACGTGAGGGTGAGCCGGTATGCATTATTGGTAAGTCTATAGAAGACCGGTTTTTCAGTGAAGAAGACGCCTTGGGTAAGCCTATTAAAGTAGGAGACCAGTGGCTGACTATTGTGGGAGTACTTGACAAAAGGCTCATTACCGATGAGAATATCAATAAGCTGGGCATCCGTAATTATAACATGGATGTGTATGTGCCCATTAATACCATGCTAATCCGTTATCGCGATCGCTCTCTTGTAACTAAGCGGATGATAGAAATGGCAAATAGCCAGATGGTTTCACGAAGTGATGATACTGAAAGTGGTGAGGAATTTAAAGAGAAGAAAAATTACCATCAGCTAGACCGCCTCGTGATAAGTATTGATGAAAGCTACTCGCTCAACAAAGTATCCGAAATTCTGTCACGCATGCTGGAGCGCAAGCATTATGGAGTGATAGATTACGAAATTGAAATACCTGAGCTTCTTATTAAGCAGCAACAAAGAACCAACCAGATTTTTAATATCGTATTGGGAGCACTGGCAGGTATCTCATTACTGGTAGGAGGTATAGGCATTATGAATATCATGCTAGCCTCTGTGATGGAACGGATAAAAGAGATTGGTTTGAGGCTGGCTGTGGGAGCGCAGAAGGCTGACATTATCTGGCAGTTTCTTTTTGAAGCCATGTTAATTAGTATTGCTGGTGGTTTAATTGGAATCATCACCGGGGTATTGATCGCTACTGGTATTTCTAAAATAGCGGAGATTCCTACCGTCATTACTTTTACTTCCATCATTCTCTCCTTTGGTGTAGCTGCTACTGTAGGCCTTATTTTTGGAATAGCCCCGGCCCGTAAAGCAGCGAACCAGGATCCTATAACCTCACTCAGATATGAATAA